Within Sandaracinaceae bacterium, the genomic segment CTCAGCCAAGAGAGCGTGCAGTGGGTGCGACAGAACCTCGAGCACATGGACCACGTCACCGACGCCGAGCGCGACGGGGCGCGCGCCAAGGTGCTGAGGGTCGCCAACGCGCTGCTCGCCGACGGTGAGATCAGCGCGCCCGAGCCGGAGGCGATCGGCGCCGACGAGGCGCCCGGAGCGCAGGAGAAGGGGCTGCGCGATCTCCTGACCGACCTCGTGCGCATCGCCGAGCAGAGCGGCACGGGCGCGCTCGAGCAGCTGGCGAGCTCGGCCGGCGAGCCCTTGCTCGCGCACGGGCTGACGCTCGTGGCCGAGGGCAAGAAGGGCGACGCGCTCCGCGCCGAGCTCGCGACGCGGCGCGCCGAGCTCGAGCGGCGCTACGCGCAGCGCCTCGAGTGGATGGGCGAGGCGCTCGTCGCGATCGCCGAGGGGGAGGGCGCGGAGGCCTTCCGCGCGCGCCTCTTCGAGGCGTGAGGCGCGCTACTCGGTCCGCTGGATCACGTGGTAGCCGTACTCGCTCTCCACGGGATCGCTGACCTCACCCACGTCGAGCCGGAAGGCCGCGCGCTCGAAGGCCGGGACCATCTGTCCGCGCGGGAAGACGCCGAGATCCCCGCCGGGCGGGCCGTTCGGCTCGTCGCTGTACTCCTGGTGGAGCTGCTCCCAGCGGCTCGGGTCGCCCTGGGCCGAGGCGGAGATGCGGCCGGCGAGCTCGGCCGCCTCCTCCTGGGTGCGCTGCACCTCCGCGCTCGCGCGGGACGCGCCGACGTAGCTGACCAGGATGTGGCGCGCGCCCACCTCGGTCGGGCCTCGCTCCACCTCGGACGGGTCCGTCTCGCGCACGAAGATCACCCAGCCCATCGGCGTCTCGAGTGGGCGGGTGACCTGGCCGACGTCGAGGCGGAAGAGCGCGTTCTCGCCTGACGTGTTCAGGTCGGTCTCCCCCCGCTCGATCAACCGGATCGTGTTGCGGTCATCGCGGTCGGGCGGGGTGTCACCGTACTGCGCGACCAGCTCCCGGAAGCTCTGGCTCGAGTCGCGCGCCATGCCGACGAGCATCTCCGCCCGCTCCCGCGCCGCCTCGCGATCTCGCTCGACGGTCGCCGCGGCGCCCTCCGCGCCGGACCACGCCACGAGCAGCCGGCGCACGCGGATGCGCTCGGGCTCGTCCGCCTCGGGCGCGGAGGGGCGAGACGACTGACCTTCGGGCGCCCGGATCACACCGGATCCGCACGCCGACAGGAGGAGGAGCGAGACGAGCCAGAGACGCATGCCGGGCTTCTAGCCAATCCCGCGCGATCCGTCGACAGCGCGGTGCGGGTGAATAGGTGCGCACGCATGCGTGACCGAGACTTCGAGGCGCTCTGGAGCGACGCGACACCGGGCCCGCCGTTCCGCGCGGCGGAGGTCGAGGGCCTGCCGCCGGCCGCGCGCCGATACTTCACCCACGCGATCGCCGAGGGGACCCCGCGCGCCTCCGCGGTGCGGCTCTCGATGCGCGGAGAGATCCGCCTGAAGGACGACTGGGAGCCCTTCGAGGCCGAGCAGGTGATCCGCGCGCACCGCGGGTTCGTGTGGCGCGCGACGGTCCGCATGAAGGGGATCCCGGTCAAGGGCTCGGACCGCTTCGTCGACGGCCGCGGCGCGGTGCGCTGGAAGCTGCTCGGGCTCATCCCGGTCGCGCGGGCCGAGGGCCCCGAGATCACGCGCTCGGCCGCGGGGCGCGCGCAGATCGAGGGCGTCTGGCTCCCGTCCGCGCTGCTCGAGGAGAGCCTGGAGTGGGAGCGCGTCGACGCCACGCACGCCGCGGCGCGCGTTCGGGTCGGCGACCACACCTCGCGGGTCGAGCTGTCGGTCGACGACGCGGGCCGGCTCCGCGCCGCCTCCATGCTGCGATGGGGGACCCCGGGCGGCGTCGACGCGCCGCAGGAGCAGGCGCCCTTCGGGTGCGTGGTCGAGGACGAGGGCACCTTCGACGGCGTGACGATCCCGACGCTCCTCCGGGTCGGCTGGTACTTCGGGACCGAGCGCTTCGAAGGCGAGGGCGTGTTCTTTCGTTGCGAGGTGGAGCGGGCGGAGTTTCGCTGAAAACTTGCCCGCGCGGGCCCGCTGCCCGGAGCTTCGAGGCATGTTGGACCGTCGAACCCTCTGCCTCGTCCTCGCCTCGCTCACGCTCCTCGCCTGCGGCGAGCCGACCGATCCCGGGCCGAAGTCCCGGCGCAACGACAACCCGATCGAGCGGCGCATGCGGGAGCTGGCGCCCACCCCCGATCGCGGCGACTCGGAGGATGTCTCGCAGCCGCGCGCGGCCGCGCCCGCCCCGCGCGAGCGAGTCGAGCCGGAGACGCGGATCGAAGAGGTCGTGGTCACGCGTGAGCCGCTCGCGGAACTGGAGACCTCGACCGAAGAGGCGGCCGCGCCCGCGGCGGAGGTGCCCGCTGCGGAGGTGCCCGCTGCGGAGGTGAGAGCGTCCTCCTCCATCACCCTCACGCGCGTGGTCGTGGCGCGCGCCATCGAAGATCGCGAGCCCAGCGGCGCCGCGCCCATCCCCGCCGACGCCGAGCGCGCCTACCTCTTCGTCGAGGCCCGCAACGACGGCGACACCGAGACCTCGCTCGACGTCGAGTGGATCGGGCCGGATGGCACGGTCGGCGAGGCGATCGCGCTGCGCGTCCCCGTCGCGTCGCGCTGGCGCACCTGGGCGACCACCTCGCGCGTCCACGGTCAGCCGGGGTGCTGGCGCGTGGTCGTGCGTGAGGGCGGCGCGGAGCTGCACTCGGCGCGGTTCGACGTCGGCCCGGCGAGCGCGCCCGCGAGTTGACAGCCTCTCGGCTCGCGATCTAATCGCGCGGGTGATGAGCGAGACGCCGCAGACGCGCAGCCAGTGGGGATCCAAGGTGGGCTTCGTGCTCGCCGCCGCCGGGTCCGCGGTCGGCCTCGGCAACCTCTGGAAGTTCCCCTACATCACGGGGGAGAACGGCGGCGGCGCCTTCGTCCTCATCTACTTGGTGTGCATCGTCGTGGTCGGCCTGCCGATCATGGTCGCCGAGGTGCTGCTCGGCAAAGAGACGCAGAAGAGCCCCGTCGG encodes:
- a CDS encoding DUF2914 domain-containing protein → MLDRRTLCLVLASLTLLACGEPTDPGPKSRRNDNPIERRMRELAPTPDRGDSEDVSQPRAAAPAPRERVEPETRIEEVVVTREPLAELETSTEEAAAPAAEVPAAEVPAAEVRASSSITLTRVVVARAIEDREPSGAAPIPADAERAYLFVEARNDGDTETSLDVEWIGPDGTVGEAIALRVPVASRWRTWATTSRVHGQPGCWRVVVREGGAELHSARFDVGPASAPAS
- a CDS encoding peptidylprolyl isomerase codes for the protein MRLWLVSLLLLSACGSGVIRAPEGQSSRPSAPEADEPERIRVRRLLVAWSGAEGAAATVERDREAARERAEMLVGMARDSSQSFRELVAQYGDTPPDRDDRNTIRLIERGETDLNTSGENALFRLDVGQVTRPLETPMGWVIFVRETDPSEVERGPTEVGARHILVSYVGASRASAEVQRTQEEAAELAGRISASAQGDPSRWEQLHQEYSDEPNGPPGGDLGVFPRGQMVPAFERAAFRLDVGEVSDPVESEYGYHVIQRTE
- a CDS encoding FliG C-terminal domain-containing protein, with the protein product MSRDNLKGLLDDMLEESATQIEAEATREREALETRKAAPAPAPKEVAALEAIDALTGLTQEDLQKVLGGAAPDDLLVVLATADDVLQRRILGNLSQESVQWVRQNLEHMDHVTDAERDGARAKVLRVANALLADGEISAPEPEAIGADEAPGAQEKGLRDLLTDLVRIAEQSGTGALEQLASSAGEPLLAHGLTLVAEGKKGDALRAELATRRAELERRYAQRLEWMGEALVAIAEGEGAEAFRARLFEA